The Engystomops pustulosus chromosome 9, aEngPut4.maternal, whole genome shotgun sequence genome includes a window with the following:
- the MED29 gene encoding mediator of RNA polymerase II transcription subunit 29 isoform X3 → MAALMNQPLGPQNPGASGVPGPQLGPGGNQQQQQDFDPVQRYRMLIPQLKESLQNLMKIAAMNLTQNTNIDNGQKISDGGVQRFDKSLEEFYALCDQLELCLRLAYECLSQSYDSAKHSPTLVPTATKPDAVQTESLPYSQYLSMIKSQISCAKDIHNALLECSKKIMGKTPTTQGVL, encoded by the exons ATGGCGGCGCTCATGAATCAGCCCCTGGGACCCCAGAATCCAGGGGCTAGTGGGGTTCCAGGACCCCAGCTGGGACCCGGGGGGaatcaacagcagcaacaggattTCGACCCGGTGCAGAGATACCGGATGCTGATCCCGCAGCTGAAGGAAAGCCTGCAG aatctCATGAAGATCGCAGCTATGAATCTGACCCAGAACACCAATATCGATAATGGACA GAAGATCAGTGACGGCGGCGTTCAGAGGTTTGATAAGAGCCTGGAGGAATTCTATGCCCTGTGCGACCAACTGGAGCTGTGTCTG CGGCTCGCCTACGAGTGCCTCTCTCAGAGCTACGACAGCGCCAAGCACTCCCCCACGCTGGTGCCCACCGCCACCAAACCCGATGCCGTGCAGACCGAGAGCCTGCCCTACTCCCAGTATCTGAGCATGATCAAGTCTCAAATCTCTTGCGCCAAGGACATACACAACGCTCTGCTGGAGTGCTCCAAAAAGATCATGGGCAAGACGCCAACCACGCAGGGCGTCTTGTGA
- the PAF1 gene encoding RNA polymerase II-associated factor 1 homolog encodes MAPTIQTQAQREEGHRSNSHRTVPERSGVVCRVKYCNSLPDIPFDPKFITYPFDQNRFVQYKATSLEKQHKHDLLTEPDLGVTIDLINPDTYRIDSNVLLDIADEKLLEEEIQAPSSSKRSQQHAKVVPWMRKTEYISTEFNRYGVSNEKPEVKIGVSVKQQFTEEDIYKDRDSQISAIEKTFEDAQKSITQHYSKPRVTPVEVMPVFPDFKMWINPCAQVIFDSDPAPKETPGSAALEMMSQAMIRGMMDEEGNQFVAYFLPGEDTMRKRKRDQEEGLDYMAEDIYDYKIAREYNWNVKNKASKGYEENYFFIFREGDGVYYNELETRVRLSKRRVKAGVQSGTNAVLVVKHRDMNEKELEAQEARRAQLENHEPEEEEEEIEVDHETQGSDAEDGDKGSDSEKEGSAGEASGSESEREDTQEEKDEEEDKESSEEDRAARDKEEIFGSDDDDSDDDAQNESGGEDSGSEEEEEEDKRRRSRSRSRSASSSPFGSDRSQQDNEEQSGSEQGSASSDGSDSD; translated from the exons ATGGCGCCTACTATACAGACGCAGGCCCAGCGGGAGGAGGGCCACCG GTCGAATTCCCATCGCACGGTTCCGGAGCG GTCTGGAGTGGTTTGTAGAGTGAAGTATTGTAACAGTCTCCCAGATATTCCCTTTGATCCCAAGTTCATCACTTACCCCTTTGACCAGAACAG GTTTGTGCAGTATAAAGCCACCTCCTTGGAGAAGCAGCATAAACATGACCTCCTGACGGAGCCGGACCTGGGGGTCACCATCGACCTCATCAACCCTGATACTTACCGTATTGACTCCAATG TTCTTCTGGATATCGCTGATGAGAAACTTCTCGAGGAGGAAATTCaggctcccagcagctccaagaG ATCCCAGCAGCATGCTAAAGTGGTCCCCTGGATGAGGAAGACTGAGTATATCTCCACAGAGTTCAACAGATACGGGGTCTCCAATGAGAAGCCTGAGGTCAA GATCGGAGTGTCCGTCAAGCAGCAGTTCACAGAGGAGGACATCTACAAGGACAGGGACAGCCAGATCTCTGCTATCGAGAAAACCTTTGAAGATGCTCAGAAATCT ATTACTCAACATTACAGCAAGCCGCGGGTCACCCCTGTGGAGGTCATGCCCGTCTTCCCTGACTTCAAG ATGTGGATCAACCCGTGCGCTCAGGTCATCTTTGACTCTGATCCTGCTCCTAAGGAGACACCCGGGTCAGCGGCGCTGGAGATGATGTCACAAGCCATGATCAG GGGAATGATGGACGAAGAAGGGAACCAGTTTGTGGCCTACTTCCTTCCCGGAGAAGACACCATGCGTAAGAGGAAGAGGGACCAGGAGGAGGGGCTGGACTACATGGCGGAGGACAT ATACGACTACAAGATCGCCCGGGAGTACAACTGGAACGTCAAAAACAAGGCCAGCAAGGGCTACGAGGAGAACTACTTCTTCATCTTCCGTGAAGGTGACGGCGTCTACTACAATGAGCTGGAGACCAG AGTGCGTCTCAGCAAGAGGAGGGTGAAGGCCGGAGTCCAGTCTGGAACCAACGCTGTGCTGGTGGTGAAACACAGAGACATGAATGAGAAGGAGCTGGAGGCTCAG GAGGCCCGTAGAGCTCAGCTGGAGAACCATGAGcccgaggaggaggaagaggagattgAGGTGGATCATGAAACTCAAGGATCAG ACGCAGAAGATGGAGACAAGGGCAGTGATAGTGAGAAGGAGGGAAGCGCCGGCGAGGCCTCGGGCAGTGAAAGCGAACGGGAAGACACCCAAGAGGAGAAAGACGAGGAAGAGGATAAGGAGAGCAGTGAGGAGGACAGAGCCGCCCGTGACAAGGAGGAGATCTTCGGAAGTGACGACGATGACAGCGATGACGATGCACAGAACGAGAGCGGAGGCGAGGACAGCGGCagcgaggaggaggaagaggaggacaaacGCAGGAGAAGCCGGAGCCGCAGTCGTAGCGCCAGCAGCAGCCCCTTCGGGAGCGACCGATCTCAGCAGGACAACGAGGAGCAGAGCGGCAGCGAGCAGGGGTCCGCGTCTAGTGACGGCAGTGACAGTGACTGA